Proteins co-encoded in one Sulfurimonas sp. HSL1-2 genomic window:
- a CDS encoding 2-oxoacid:ferredoxin oxidoreductase subunit alpha, producing MADKMELRDVEVWDGNMAASQALRQVQIDVVAAYPITPSTPIVENYGNYLANGYVDGEFIMVESEHAAMSGCIGASAAGGRVATATSSQGFALMVETLYQASGMRLPIILNVVNRALAAPLNVNGDHSDMYLGRDSGWIQLDAYNPQQAYDLNFIAFRVAEDHEVRLPCMVHQDGFLTSHTAQGVKTLDDDTAYNFVGDFKPMNDMLDLDHPVTHGVQTEEDWHFEHKARQHNDLMTKVLPKIQAAFNAFEKLTGRKYNIVETYNMEEAEVAVVCMGTSVETAIEVSNELRAEGKKVGVIGIRVLRPWPFEQIVEALKGVKAIGALDRSSPNGTFGMLYNELAGTLINCGEAKVLTNYVYGLGGRDLTKVHLREIYAELLANAEAGKPTTPMQQLIGVRGPKISFH from the coding sequence ATGGCAGATAAAATGGAACTGCGCGACGTCGAGGTCTGGGACGGTAATATGGCCGCCAGCCAGGCGCTGCGCCAGGTGCAGATCGACGTCGTTGCGGCGTACCCGATTACCCCTTCCACCCCGATTGTCGAGAACTACGGGAACTACCTCGCGAACGGCTACGTTGACGGCGAGTTCATCATGGTCGAATCCGAGCACGCGGCGATGTCCGGCTGTATCGGTGCCTCTGCAGCAGGCGGCCGTGTTGCTACGGCAACCTCTTCCCAGGGTTTTGCCCTGATGGTCGAAACGCTCTACCAGGCATCCGGTATGCGTCTGCCGATCATCCTCAACGTTGTCAACCGTGCCCTGGCGGCACCGCTGAACGTTAACGGGGACCACTCCGATATGTATCTTGGCCGCGACAGTGGCTGGATCCAGCTTGATGCGTACAACCCGCAGCAGGCGTATGACCTCAACTTCATTGCCTTCCGCGTGGCCGAGGACCATGAAGTCCGCCTGCCGTGTATGGTTCACCAGGACGGCTTCCTGACGTCGCACACGGCGCAGGGTGTCAAAACCCTCGATGACGATACGGCCTACAACTTCGTCGGCGATTTCAAGCCGATGAACGACATGCTCGACCTCGACCACCCGGTCACCCACGGGGTACAGACGGAAGAGGACTGGCACTTTGAACACAAGGCGCGCCAGCACAACGATCTGATGACGAAAGTCCTCCCGAAGATCCAGGCGGCATTCAACGCCTTTGAAAAACTGACGGGACGCAAATACAACATCGTAGAGACTTACAACATGGAAGAGGCCGAAGTGGCTGTCGTCTGTATGGGTACGTCTGTCGAAACGGCTATCGAAGTTTCCAACGAGCTGCGTGCTGAAGGGAAAAAGGTCGGTGTCATCGGTATCCGTGTTCTGCGCCCATGGCCGTTCGAGCAGATCGTAGAAGCCCTCAAGGGCGTCAAGGCGATCGGTGCGCTCGACCGCTCTTCACCGAACGGTACGTTCGGGATGCTTTACAACGAACTGGCCGGTACGCTCATTAACTGCGGTGAAGCGAAAGTCCTGACGAACTACGTCTACGGCCTCGGCGGTCGTGACCTTACCAAAGTCCATCTGCGTGAGATCTATGCCGAACTGCTGGCCAACGCCGAAGCAGGGAAGCCGACTACACCGATGCAGCAGCTGATCGGGGTCCGCGGGCCGAAGATCAGCTTCCACTAA
- a CDS encoding 4Fe-4S dicluster-binding protein: protein MNNGWNDFEIGAMLRSFDGAVNDIATTLQEDRPYSKSNSFTASVADWRIEKPIFNKDYCIDCQFCWIYCPDISIISRDKKMVGVDYDHCKGCGICVEVCPTNPKSLLMFAEQEDEDKALAGWPEKEKKEN, encoded by the coding sequence ATGAACAACGGATGGAACGACTTTGAAATCGGCGCAATGCTGCGCTCGTTCGACGGCGCGGTCAATGATATTGCCACGACGCTTCAGGAAGACCGCCCTTATTCCAAATCGAACTCCTTTACCGCGAGTGTCGCGGACTGGCGTATCGAAAAACCGATCTTCAACAAGGACTACTGTATCGATTGTCAGTTCTGCTGGATCTACTGCCCGGATATCTCCATCATTTCCCGGGATAAAAAGATGGTCGGCGTCGACTACGATCACTGCAAAGGCTGCGGTATCTGTGTCGAGGTATGCCCGACGAACCCGAAATCCCTGCTGATGTTTGCCGAGCAGGAAGATGAAGACAAAGCACTTGCCGGCTGGCCGGAAAAAGAGAAGAAGGAGAACTAA
- a CDS encoding pyruvate flavodoxin oxidoreductase subunit gamma, which translates to MLEIRWHSRAGQGAVTGAKGLADVVSTTGKHVQAFAFYGSAKRGAAMTAYNRVDDHEILNHEKYMNPDFVFVIDPALVYTTDVTINDKPETVYIITTHMSTDELVASQPKLDGKKVYTVDCIKIAQETIGRAIPNTPMLGAFMKISGMYDIEFFKDSMKRILAKLPPKIVDANMDAIQRAYDEVK; encoded by the coding sequence ATGCTCGAAATCAGATGGCACAGCCGTGCGGGACAAGGTGCTGTAACCGGCGCCAAGGGACTGGCGGATGTTGTTTCCACGACCGGAAAGCATGTACAGGCCTTCGCTTTTTATGGCTCAGCAAAACGCGGGGCGGCAATGACCGCCTATAACCGTGTTGACGACCATGAAATTCTTAATCATGAAAAATATATGAACCCCGATTTCGTCTTCGTAATCGACCCGGCATTGGTCTATACGACGGACGTGACAATCAACGACAAGCCGGAAACGGTCTATATCATTACGACCCACATGAGCACGGACGAACTGGTGGCATCCCAGCCGAAGCTCGATGGGAAAAAAGTGTACACCGTCGACTGTATCAAGATTGCGCAGGAGACGATCGGACGTGCGATTCCGAACACCCCGATGCTCGGTGCTTTCATGAAGATTTCCGGCATGTACGACATTGAGTTTTTCAAAGACAGTATGAAACGCATTCTTGCCAAACTGCCGCCGAAAATCGTCGATGCGAACATGGACGCGATCCAGCGTGCCTACGATGAAGTGAAATAA
- the luxS gene encoding S-ribosylhomocysteine lyase — translation MPLLDSFTVDHTIMPAPAVRKAKGMKTPCGDAITVFDLRFCKPNEEIMPERGIHTLEHLFAGFMRDHLNGNNVEIIDVSPMGCRTGFYMSVIGIPDEERVADAWKASMNDVLAVEHQEDIPELNLYQCGTCKMHSLDEAKAIASGVLEKGIGVMDNEALALDLSKVEKAVC, via the coding sequence ATGCCTTTACTCGACAGTTTTACGGTCGACCATACCATCATGCCTGCCCCTGCAGTGCGCAAGGCCAAAGGGATGAAAACGCCCTGCGGTGATGCCATCACGGTCTTTGATCTCCGCTTTTGCAAACCGAACGAGGAGATCATGCCCGAGCGTGGGATCCACACCCTCGAGCACCTTTTTGCCGGATTCATGCGCGACCACCTCAACGGCAACAACGTGGAGATCATCGACGTCTCCCCGATGGGGTGCCGTACCGGTTTTTACATGAGCGTGATCGGAATCCCGGACGAGGAGCGCGTTGCAGATGCCTGGAAAGCGTCGATGAACGATGTGCTCGCTGTGGAACACCAGGAGGATATCCCCGAACTCAACCTCTACCAGTGCGGAACCTGCAAGATGCACTCGCTTGACGAAGCCAAGGCGATTGCGTCGGGTGTACTTGAAAAAGGGATCGGTGTTATGGACAACGAAGCGCTGGCACTGGACCTTTCCAAAGTCGAAAAGGCGGTCTGCTGA
- a CDS encoding thiamine pyrophosphate-dependent enzyme: MSEMKKIKNLKEFSTSADRFEGANLLCPGCAHSIIVREVLNATNDDLILSASTGCLEVCTAVYPYTSWDASWIHIGFENGSTAVAGAEAMYKALKRKGRLKQPDREPKFVSFAGDGASYDIGFQWISGCFERGHNIMHVVLDNEVYANTGGQRSSSTPIGGSTTTSPAGRVSYGEKQHKKDMLSIMAAHGAPYVAQVAPNKWKDMVKKIQHGFSVEGPVFINAMSACTTEWKFLPEDTIAISDLATDSLVFPLYEIIDGRKLNITYRPKNVIPVKDYLGAQGRFKHLFKPENKHVLDEWQARVDRDWEYLQRREEAGV, encoded by the coding sequence ATGAGCGAAATGAAAAAGATTAAAAACCTCAAAGAATTTTCAACGTCCGCGGACCGTTTCGAAGGAGCGAACCTCCTTTGCCCGGGATGTGCGCACTCCATTATCGTCCGTGAGGTCCTCAACGCGACTAACGACGATCTGATCCTCTCCGCATCCACGGGATGTCTGGAAGTCTGTACGGCGGTCTACCCGTATACGTCTTGGGATGCTTCCTGGATCCACATCGGTTTCGAGAACGGTTCAACGGCCGTTGCCGGTGCCGAGGCTATGTACAAAGCCCTCAAGCGCAAAGGCCGCCTGAAGCAGCCGGACCGCGAACCGAAATTCGTCTCCTTCGCCGGTGACGGTGCCTCTTACGACATCGGTTTCCAGTGGATCTCCGGCTGTTTCGAACGCGGGCACAACATCATGCACGTCGTTCTGGACAACGAAGTCTACGCCAACACCGGCGGACAGCGCTCCTCTTCCACGCCGATCGGCGGTAGCACGACGACATCCCCTGCGGGCCGCGTCAGCTACGGCGAAAAGCAGCACAAGAAAGATATGCTCTCCATTATGGCAGCGCACGGTGCACCGTATGTCGCACAGGTCGCTCCGAACAAGTGGAAAGACATGGTCAAGAAGATCCAGCACGGTTTCTCCGTTGAAGGCCCGGTCTTCATCAACGCCATGTCCGCTTGTACGACAGAGTGGAAGTTCCTCCCGGAAGATACTATTGCGATCTCTGACCTGGCGACAGACTCCCTGGTCTTCCCGCTTTACGAGATCATCGACGGACGCAAGCTGAACATCACCTACCGCCCGAAGAACGTCATTCCTGTCAAAGACTACCTCGGTGCACAGGGGCGCTTCAAGCACCTGTTCAAACCGGAGAACAAACATGTTCTCGACGAGTGGCAAGCACGCGTCGACCGCGACTGGGAATACCTCCAGCGCCGCGAAGAGGCCGGTGTCTAA
- a CDS encoding YeiH family protein, producing the protein MAFSKEKRKGTISGIIFVAIVAAAATYIAALAPVAKLGISPLVVGIVIGIFYANTLHNHFPEAWESGIVFSGKKILRFAIVFYGFRITFQQIAEVGIEGFMVSLIMLASTFILGTWLGNKIFGLDRDTAMLTASGASVCGAAAVLATEPVLKAEEHKAAIAVSMVVLFGTIAMFLYPALYSAGVFDMTPREFGIYVGGTIHEVAQVVAVGGAYGTEASDAAVIVKMTRVIMIAPMLILLGIYLSYTAKKSGSEGGVIKLVIPWFAVYFVGMAGVNSLIHGYVHGSASEELAALITSTIAYVNEIDTFLLTMAMTALGMGTRFAKFKGLGLKPIYAAGAMFVWLVVGGYYVTKVVVATF; encoded by the coding sequence ATGGCTTTTTCCAAAGAGAAACGCAAAGGGACGATCAGCGGCATCATCTTTGTCGCAATCGTTGCCGCTGCTGCTACCTACATCGCAGCGCTTGCACCGGTAGCGAAACTGGGGATCTCTCCTCTGGTCGTCGGTATCGTGATCGGTATCTTCTACGCGAACACGCTGCATAACCACTTCCCGGAAGCCTGGGAGAGCGGGATCGTCTTCTCCGGTAAGAAGATCCTGCGTTTCGCCATTGTCTTTTACGGTTTCCGCATCACTTTCCAGCAGATCGCCGAAGTCGGGATCGAAGGCTTTATGGTCTCACTGATTATGCTGGCCTCGACGTTTATCCTCGGGACTTGGCTGGGGAACAAGATATTCGGTCTCGACCGCGATACGGCCATGTTGACGGCATCGGGTGCATCGGTCTGCGGTGCGGCTGCAGTCCTGGCAACAGAGCCGGTCCTCAAAGCCGAAGAGCATAAAGCGGCTATCGCCGTTTCCATGGTCGTTTTGTTCGGTACGATCGCCATGTTCCTCTACCCGGCACTCTACAGCGCCGGCGTCTTTGACATGACACCGCGCGAGTTCGGTATCTATGTCGGCGGCACGATCCACGAAGTTGCGCAGGTCGTCGCCGTCGGCGGCGCGTACGGCACCGAGGCGAGCGATGCGGCCGTTATCGTCAAAATGACCCGCGTCATCATGATCGCCCCGATGCTGATCCTGTTGGGGATCTACCTCTCCTACACCGCGAAGAAAAGCGGCAGCGAGGGCGGTGTTATCAAGCTCGTTATCCCCTGGTTCGCCGTCTACTTCGTCGGGATGGCGGGGGTCAACTCCCTGATTCACGGTTATGTTCACGGCAGTGCGAGCGAGGAGCTTGCGGCGCTGATCACCTCGACGATCGCCTATGTCAACGAGATCGATACGTTTCTGCTGACGATGGCGATGACGGCACTCGGTATGGGAACGCGTTTCGCGAAGTTCAAGGGCCTCGGCCTCAAGCCGATCTATGCTGCCGGTGCGATGTTCGTCTGGCTGGTTGTTGGTGGTTATTACGTCACCAAAGTGGTCGTGGCCACGTTCTAA